One stretch of Bacteroidota bacterium DNA includes these proteins:
- a CDS encoding glycoside hydrolase family 3 N-terminal domain-containing protein — protein MKKILWISFIIVFTAMAQQKSIDQRIDSVLQLMNLEEKIGQMNQYNDDWKATGPVTVDNDKGTQVRYGQLGSLLNSLGTERTRSWQKLAMQSRLKIPLLFGQDVIHGYKTTFPIPLAEACSWDLDAIQLSARIAATEASAGGIHWTFAPMVDIARDPRWGRVMEGAGEDPYLGSLIASARVKGFQGNTLGDVNSVMACAKHFAAYGAAIGGRDYNSVDMSDRLLWEVYLPPFKAAVDAGVATFMNSFNDINGVPATGNSYLQRDILKGKWGFKGFVVSDWGSIGEMINHGNVTNGYEAALSAVTAGSDMDMESRNYKNHLMQLVKDKNVSTDLIDDAVRRILRKKFELGLFDDPFKFCNAEREQKALHNPEHAKAAREIAAKSIVLLKNENNLLPLSKNTKTIAFIGPLVKPLKQNKGFWDIELPGVDSNFIVSQWEGLKNKIGKGTTLLYAQGCEIEGTNKNGFAEAINAAKQADVVILSIGERRDMTGEAKSRSDISIPGVQEDLLKELLATGKPVVVLINTGRPLVFNFTADNAPAILYTWWLGSEAGNAIADVLFGDYIPAAKLTMTFPRSVGQIPIYYSHFNTGRPAINDNNHNYNSSYTDLSIYPKYEFGYGLSYTTFQYSNLQLNKKKMTSTEKIEISVTIANTGKSTGEEIVQLYLRDKVGSIVRPVKELKDFKKIKLMIGERKTIQFVIDKEKLSFYNQQLQWVAEPGEFDIMIGASSEDIRVKDNFEFVN, from the coding sequence ATGAAAAAAATATTGTGGATATCTTTTATCATTGTGTTCACCGCAATGGCTCAACAAAAATCAATCGATCAACGCATTGATTCCGTTTTGCAGTTAATGAATCTTGAAGAAAAAATCGGTCAAATGAATCAATACAATGACGATTGGAAAGCGACGGGTCCCGTAACAGTAGATAATGACAAAGGAACGCAAGTTCGTTATGGACAGTTAGGTTCATTGCTGAATAGCTTGGGGACTGAACGGACAAGAAGCTGGCAAAAACTGGCAATGCAATCTCGTTTGAAAATACCGCTCCTATTCGGACAGGATGTTATTCACGGATATAAAACTACATTTCCAATTCCATTGGCCGAAGCTTGCTCCTGGGATTTGGATGCTATTCAATTATCGGCAAGAATTGCTGCAACGGAAGCAAGTGCCGGAGGCATCCATTGGACATTTGCACCAATGGTTGATATTGCTCGCGACCCTCGCTGGGGAAGAGTGATGGAAGGTGCCGGCGAAGATCCATATCTCGGTTCTCTGATTGCGTCCGCACGAGTAAAAGGTTTCCAAGGAAATACATTGGGAGATGTAAATTCAGTTATGGCGTGCGCTAAACATTTTGCGGCATACGGTGCCGCTATTGGAGGAAGAGATTATAATTCCGTTGATATGAGCGACAGACTTTTATGGGAAGTATATCTTCCCCCTTTCAAAGCTGCTGTTGATGCAGGAGTGGCAACATTCATGAACTCATTCAACGATATTAACGGAGTTCCTGCAACAGGAAATTCTTATTTACAAAGAGATATTCTCAAAGGAAAATGGGGATTTAAAGGATTTGTCGTCAGCGATTGGGGCTCCATTGGTGAAATGATCAATCATGGTAATGTAACAAATGGATATGAAGCAGCTTTATCCGCAGTTACCGCTGGCAGTGATATGGATATGGAAAGCCGCAATTACAAAAATCATCTGATGCAATTGGTAAAAGATAAGAACGTTTCGACTGATTTGATTGATGATGCAGTTCGAAGAATCTTACGGAAGAAATTTGAGCTCGGTTTGTTTGATGATCCTTTCAAATTTTGCAATGCCGAACGAGAACAAAAAGCATTACATAATCCTGAACATGCCAAAGCGGCAAGAGAAATTGCTGCAAAAAGTATTGTTTTATTAAAGAATGAAAATAATTTGTTGCCCTTATCCAAGAATACAAAAACAATCGCGTTCATCGGTCCGTTGGTGAAACCTCTAAAACAAAACAAAGGATTCTGGGATATCGAACTGCCGGGAGTTGATTCTAACTTTATTGTATCCCAATGGGAAGGCCTAAAAAATAAAATAGGCAAAGGAACAACATTGCTGTATGCACAAGGTTGTGAAATTGAGGGAACCAATAAGAATGGATTTGCCGAAGCTATAAACGCTGCAAAACAGGCCGATGTTGTCATTCTCAGTATTGGCGAACGAAGAGATATGACCGGAGAAGCGAAAAGCCGCAGTGATATTTCTATTCCCGGCGTACAGGAAGATTTACTGAAGGAACTTCTTGCAACCGGAAAACCGGTGGTGGTTTTAATAAATACCGGCCGTCCATTAGTATTTAATTTCACTGCTGACAATGCTCCCGCCATATTATATACGTGGTGGTTAGGGAGCGAAGCAGGAAATGCTATTGCCGATGTGTTGTTTGGGGATTATATTCCTGCCGCTAAACTTACAATGACTTTCCCTAGAAGCGTTGGACAAATACCGATCTATTACAGTCATTTTAACACTGGCCGTCCTGCTATCAATGATAATAATCATAATTATAATTCTTCCTATACAGATTTATCCATCTATCCAAAGTATGAGTTTGGTTATGGATTAAGCTACACCACGTTTCAATACAGCAATTTGCAACTGAATAAAAAGAAAATGACAAGCACTGAAAAAATTGAAATCTCTGTAACAATCGCCAATACAGGAAAATCTACCGGAGAAGAAATCGTGCAGTTATATCTCAGGGATAAAGTTGGGTCAATTGTCAGGCCCGTCAAAGAGCTGAAAGATTTTAAGAAGATAAAACTTATGATTGGTGAGCGTAAAACAATTCAATTTGTGATTGATAAGGAAAAGCTTTCGTTCTATAATCAGCAATTACAGTGGGTAGCTGAACCCGGCGAGTTTGATATAATGATCGGAGCTTCATCGGAGGATATTAGAGTAAAAGATAATTTTGAATTTGTGAATTAA
- a CDS encoding glycoside hydrolase family 30 protein, with protein sequence MKNLLSFVLVCLGTVLCSAQQSDLPKDITVFTTAEKTDYRLTRTGTNPFLPSIQPLESEICIFVNPQKTFQTFLGIGGAITDASAEVFAKLPAAKQQELLTAYYDSTKGIGYSFARTTIHSSDFSSGSYTYVKEGDKELKTFSVEHDKRFRIPLIKQAIKTAGGTLTLLASPWSPPAFMKDNKSMLKGGKLLPDFYKSWATYFTKFINAYEAEGIPVWGVSVQNEPMATQKWESCIYTAEEERDFLKLYLGPTMAQKGFSEKNIIVWDHNRDLINQRVNVIYNDPEAAKYAWGTGFHWYETWAGGTPMFDNVGAVNESYPDKKLLFTEGCVESFNAERYQYWPNAERYGTSMINDFNNGTVGWTDWNILLDENGGPNHVGNFCFSPVHANTITGELIFTPSYYYIGHFSKFIRPNAKRVSTVSSRSLLLSTTFVNVDGSMVTVVMNQSDVPVTYKLVVGSNSAVQTIPARGIQTLIY encoded by the coding sequence ATGAAGAATTTACTATCGTTTGTTCTCGTCTGCCTCGGTACAGTTTTATGTTCTGCTCAACAGTCAGATTTGCCTAAAGACATCACTGTATTCACTACGGCAGAAAAAACGGATTACCGGTTAACACGCACAGGAACAAATCCTTTTCTACCTTCGATACAGCCACTTGAATCAGAAATTTGCATTTTTGTCAATCCCCAGAAGACTTTTCAGACATTCCTCGGTATTGGCGGTGCAATAACGGATGCTTCAGCAGAGGTATTTGCAAAGCTTCCGGCCGCCAAACAGCAGGAACTGTTAACTGCATACTATGACAGCACTAAAGGAATCGGGTATTCATTTGCGCGCACAACAATTCACAGTTCAGATTTTAGCAGCGGAAGTTATACCTATGTAAAAGAGGGTGATAAAGAATTGAAGACATTTTCAGTTGAGCATGATAAACGTTTCCGGATTCCGCTCATCAAGCAGGCAATAAAAACTGCAGGCGGAACATTAACACTGCTTGCAAGTCCGTGGAGCCCCCCGGCTTTTATGAAAGATAATAAATCAATGCTTAAAGGAGGCAAGCTGCTACCGGATTTCTATAAGAGCTGGGCGACATATTTTACAAAATTCATCAACGCATACGAAGCCGAAGGAATTCCGGTGTGGGGTGTTTCCGTGCAAAATGAACCGATGGCAACACAAAAATGGGAATCATGCATCTATACCGCCGAAGAGGAACGTGATTTTCTGAAACTCTATCTTGGACCAACAATGGCACAAAAAGGATTTTCAGAAAAGAACATTATTGTATGGGACCATAATCGTGATTTAATAAACCAGAGAGTCAATGTAATCTACAACGATCCCGAAGCTGCCAAATATGCATGGGGTACAGGATTTCACTGGTATGAAACTTGGGCTGGCGGCACACCGATGTTTGACAACGTCGGAGCAGTGAACGAATCATATCCCGACAAAAAACTTCTCTTTACTGAAGGATGCGTTGAGAGTTTTAACGCAGAGCGTTATCAATACTGGCCGAACGCTGAACGGTATGGGACGTCAATGATCAATGATTTCAACAATGGAACAGTAGGCTGGACTGATTGGAATATTCTGTTAGATGAAAATGGAGGACCGAACCATGTCGGCAATTTCTGTTTTTCTCCTGTACATGCAAATACAATAACGGGCGAATTGATCTTCACCCCTTCGTACTATTATATCGGCCATTTTTCAAAATTCATCCGTCCAAATGCGAAGCGCGTTAGCACCGTCAGCAGCCGCAGTCTATTGCTTAGCACAACATTTGTCAATGTGGATGGTTCAATGGTTACAGTTGTCATGAATCAATCCGATGTACCTGTAACGTACAAACTTGTCGTTGGTTCTAACTCAGCGGTGCAAACTATCCCTGCAAGAGGAATTCAAACGTTAATCTATTAA
- a CDS encoding LytTR family DNA-binding domain-containing protein, which translates to MSTQSVITKLTAIIVDDELYGRENLKKIIETYCSEIEILACADSAVNAKELVGIHHPDVVFLDINMPVLDGFDFLNEFNNRKFMVVFVSAHEEFGIDAVKTGAVDYLLKPVNIKELKQTVKKLLMIKNNKEQEVESMVDSNKMVLPASHGFTVLEIDDIIRLEAEGCYTKVVMKNGKNTTITRTLKDFEESVPKDKFFRIHKSHLINLKYIKDYSNVSGNIVTMTDGSKIAMSRRKTPEFIQRVKAVINTV; encoded by the coding sequence ATGTCAACACAAAGTGTGATTACTAAGCTTACAGCAATCATCGTTGATGATGAACTTTACGGTAGGGAAAATCTTAAAAAAATCATTGAAACGTATTGCAGTGAGATAGAAATTCTTGCTTGCGCTGATTCCGCAGTGAACGCAAAAGAACTTGTCGGGATTCATCATCCCGATGTTGTTTTCCTCGATATTAATATGCCGGTGCTCGACGGTTTTGATTTTCTCAATGAATTCAACAACCGGAAATTTATGGTTGTCTTCGTTAGTGCACATGAGGAATTTGGGATCGACGCCGTTAAAACCGGCGCGGTTGATTATCTTCTAAAACCGGTAAATATCAAAGAACTTAAGCAAACGGTAAAAAAACTGCTCATGATCAAAAATAATAAAGAGCAGGAAGTTGAATCTATGGTTGACTCTAATAAAATGGTTCTTCCCGCATCGCATGGATTTACTGTTTTAGAAATTGACGACATCATCCGTCTGGAAGCTGAAGGTTGCTATACAAAAGTTGTGATGAAAAACGGAAAAAATACGACAATAACGCGCACATTAAAAGATTTTGAAGAGTCCGTACCAAAAGATAAATTTTTCAGAATTCATAAATCTCACCTAATCAATTTGAAGTATATCAAAGACTATTCAAATGTCAGTGGAAATATTGTGACGATGACAGATGGCAGCAAAATTGCAATGTCACGCCGGAAAACGCCGGAATTTATACAAAGAGTGAAAGCAGTGATTAATACAGTTTGA
- a CDS encoding two-component regulator propeller domain-containing protein — protein sequence MTKVKLFLGFILINILQLSQLNSQTPSYYHYTSSDGLASSTVYDIIQDRNGFIWFATINGISMFDGKRFTTYRINDGLNSNSIISLAEGEKNELYIGNYEKGINVLRNGRIEKYCSEINGKSFSLSYLLLVPSGNDEQKIYAYRSAGYINSIRGNKTGRLIAGSINPINIKPAVIVKLEMIKNGEIRVLTTSGLFNLINDTLSKLYINGLPDAAVYCLSEGDDGSCFIGTKGMIYKIKNNNVIRRYKINLSGNNDVNAIFCDKNNNLWFSIMNRGFYLIQNGSGNIIDIGSKMGLQNTLVNNYLEDSEGNIWISTFGKGVYCLNNLYLKSYNESDGLSSNNVYSIVKEKSGKLIIGTFNGVNMLENGRFDHIKSNSEKTLTDYIYSIKNINNEFYISGAFGGNVETNIHYKGIQFYIFNQPSFCKISNGINLFGTGWNSILVQNEFNDKQSELFRFHIYGDSTSINRVHDIYEDTKKNIWIGTGLGLCKISIIPDTSGKAVWKKTFFPSSPVLNSKINSINHDNENNVWFAGENGIARYNLKNDSVTNYTKIGGYDLSSSTSLALDSKKRIWIGNIKGLYLFDGSSIKLLNRQTGLPSDEVFSLHYDDTKNILYVGTSNGISFLDITMFDNYVPSLLDVKIISIKAGDSVYTNYRELVFEPEHHHVYIDFRALSFSSPGSVKYKYGLNGKWQETDHDFLDFLSLESGKYELQIMAKSQNSYWGKPYHLTFEVLPRYDETIWFKLGIISIVVFISVFAVTWRLKLNNKKNREELALTERINELKHQALSAMMNPHFIFNSLNSVQFLINSQRNEEANDYIAMMATLIRKNLDTAGNGFILLSEEINRLTLYLNLEKLRFQESFTYEINTGTDVDTGSIMIPNMIIQPFVENTLWHGIINSGMKGHVTISFTFEDVDIDSIICRSLIIKVTDNGIGITEAKKNKKEDHISKGIHIIEERLRLLSSKMELPTPIMFDDLGTRNDNSHGTEVIISLPPPLYKIILSESDSPSSLTE from the coding sequence TTGACTAAAGTAAAATTGTTTTTAGGATTTATACTAATCAATATCCTTCAATTATCTCAACTCAATTCGCAGACACCCTCATATTATCACTACACTTCATCTGACGGTCTTGCTTCCTCTACTGTTTATGATATCATTCAAGATAGAAACGGTTTTATCTGGTTTGCCACAATAAACGGAATAAGCATGTTCGATGGAAAACGTTTTACGACATACAGAATAAACGATGGTTTAAATTCCAATTCAATTATATCTCTTGCCGAAGGGGAAAAGAACGAATTGTATATCGGCAATTATGAAAAGGGGATCAATGTTTTACGAAACGGCCGGATTGAAAAATATTGCAGCGAGATTAACGGAAAAAGTTTTTCTCTATCATATTTATTGCTCGTCCCTTCGGGGAACGATGAACAAAAAATTTACGCCTACCGGAGCGCGGGGTATATAAATTCAATCAGGGGAAATAAAACCGGAAGATTAATTGCTGGTAGTATTAATCCTATTAATATTAAACCCGCCGTTATAGTGAAATTAGAAATGATCAAGAATGGGGAAATAAGAGTTTTAACGACAAGCGGATTATTTAATTTAATAAATGATACTCTTTCAAAATTGTACATTAATGGTTTACCCGATGCTGCGGTTTATTGTCTATCTGAGGGGGATGATGGCAGTTGCTTCATTGGCACAAAAGGGATGATCTATAAGATTAAAAACAATAATGTAATCAGACGATATAAAATAAATTTATCCGGTAATAATGATGTTAACGCTATTTTTTGCGACAAAAATAATAATCTTTGGTTTTCGATTATGAACAGAGGCTTCTATCTGATTCAGAACGGTTCTGGTAACATCATTGATATCGGAAGTAAAATGGGACTGCAGAATACTCTTGTCAATAATTATCTTGAAGATAGTGAAGGAAATATCTGGATAAGCACATTTGGCAAAGGCGTTTATTGTCTCAATAATCTTTATCTAAAAAGCTATAATGAAAGCGACGGATTGAGCAGCAATAATGTTTATTCCATTGTCAAAGAGAAATCCGGGAAATTAATCATCGGGACTTTTAACGGTGTTAACATGTTGGAAAACGGAAGATTCGACCATATCAAAAGCAATTCGGAAAAAACGTTAACGGATTATATCTACAGTATTAAGAATATTAATAACGAATTTTATATAAGCGGTGCGTTCGGTGGAAATGTAGAGACAAATATTCATTACAAAGGGATACAATTTTATATCTTCAATCAGCCATCTTTTTGTAAAATAAGCAATGGAATAAACCTTTTTGGAACAGGGTGGAATTCTATACTCGTCCAAAACGAATTTAATGATAAACAATCGGAATTATTCCGGTTCCATATATATGGAGATAGCACAAGTATAAACCGCGTTCACGATATCTACGAGGATACAAAAAAGAATATCTGGATAGGAACAGGTCTTGGTTTATGCAAAATATCCATCATTCCCGATACATCGGGAAAAGCAGTATGGAAGAAAACATTTTTCCCCTCTTCTCCGGTTCTGAATTCAAAAATAAATTCAATCAATCATGACAATGAAAATAACGTCTGGTTTGCAGGCGAAAATGGAATTGCACGGTATAATCTAAAAAATGATTCGGTCACCAATTACACAAAAATTGGAGGATATGATTTATCCTCTTCAACTTCGCTTGCGTTAGATAGTAAGAAAAGGATCTGGATCGGAAATATAAAGGGACTTTATTTATTTGACGGCAGTTCAATCAAACTGCTTAACAGGCAAACAGGTCTTCCGTCAGACGAAGTATTTTCACTCCATTATGACGACACGAAAAATATTCTCTATGTCGGCACAAGTAACGGGATATCCTTCCTTGACATAACCATGTTCGATAATTATGTTCCTTCTTTACTTGATGTTAAAATAATCAGTATAAAGGCAGGGGATTCGGTTTATACAAACTATCGCGAATTAGTTTTTGAGCCGGAACATCATCATGTGTACATTGATTTTAGAGCACTCAGCTTTTCTTCACCGGGCTCAGTGAAATATAAATATGGTTTGAACGGCAAGTGGCAGGAAACTGACCATGATTTTCTAGATTTTCTTTCTCTTGAGAGCGGAAAATATGAATTGCAGATCATGGCAAAATCTCAGAATAGTTACTGGGGCAAACCATATCATCTCACCTTCGAAGTGCTGCCTCGGTACGATGAAACGATTTGGTTTAAACTAGGGATCATATCAATTGTTGTTTTTATCTCTGTCTTTGCAGTAACGTGGCGATTGAAACTGAACAATAAAAAAAATCGGGAAGAATTGGCGTTAACGGAAAGGATCAACGAGCTAAAACATCAGGCATTATCTGCAATGATGAATCCGCATTTTATATTTAATTCACTTAATTCGGTGCAATTCCTCATCAACAGCCAGAGAAACGAAGAGGCAAATGATTATATCGCAATGATGGCAACACTGATCAGAAAAAATCTTGACACGGCAGGAAACGGATTTATTCTTCTATCAGAAGAAATAAACCGGCTGACACTGTATCTTAATCTGGAAAAACTGCGATTCCAGGAAAGTTTTACATATGAAATTAACACCGGAACGGATGTTGATACGGGTTCTATCATGATACCGAATATGATCATCCAGCCGTTTGTGGAAAATACCCTTTGGCACGGTATCATTAATTCCGGTATGAAAGGACACGTGACAATTTCATTTACATTTGAAGATGTTGATATCGACTCCATCATCTGCCGATCATTAATAATAAAAGTAACCGATAATGGGATTGGAATTACAGAAGCAAAAAAGAATAAAAAAGAAGATCACATTTCAAAAGGGATTCACATTATTGAAGAACGTCTCCGGTTGTTAAGCTCCAAAATGGAGCTTCCTACGCCGATCATGTTCGATGATCTCGGTACCCGCAATGACAATTCACACGGAACAGAAGTAATAATTTCACTTCCCCCGCCGCTCTATAAAATCATTCTTTCCGAATCCGACTCTCCTTCGTCGCTTACCGAGTAA
- a CDS encoding T9SS type A sorting domain-containing protein, protein MKLTVLFINYLFLSSSFLFAQDGTLDSGFGTGGIVTTFINNATGAGSVVIQPDGKIIVAGYCHNGSYDVFAVVRYNVNGSLDNSFGPDLTGIVKTSIGPANAYASSVTIQSDGNIVVAGHALGYAGTNGDIAVVRYTSTGALDNTFGTGGIVMTAVGPVDDIANCVAIQSDGKIIVAGSAQMSAEHNSYDFAVVRYNGDGTLDGGFGAGGKVTTAIGLNNEVANSLAIQSDGQIVVVGTVQNASSTSNDMAIVRYNSDGTLDLGFGTGGKVTTAIPSAGSSASSVAVQLNAKIVVAGGSGSGYAVVRYNSDGTLDGTFGTGGIATTAVGEGGSGGSIALQLDGKIVVAGSAVSGSHNNFAVVRYNSNGTLDTGFDTDGIVTTAIEAIGSFASSVALQSDGKIVAAGTTIHSGGVSMAVVRYNGSSGPLPTELVRWRMQISASISSYQDNENFAGVSDIATDGQDASFDIPEPPASPGNYVSLYFPHAEWHSNTGDNFADDIKLNTALADTVKRWYFQVTSNVLNDTVTLTFMNDRIPSAFGKYFTDLNTGKRINLKNTSSYKYYNTSAIARSFMLIIGDSTAPSLALTTPNGSNIWRSGTSKNISWLTSDETGIDTIFVYSSSDAGASYSLSMSLGFAQSYNWNVPSEYLNNNYSIKIIARDSLGNTSTVRSAKTFTVVGDSLATTNSPGWSLISVPLTPTDPTTSSIFDNSSYLWLYLPSTGFTQPSQITLGNGYFLGILSQKNWFVKGMANESDSSTQNLQPGYNIIGNNFVRNVSKNNLFFAQSGSYYNFNSAVSAGLISNALYGFTSSSYSSVDTMSLFCGYWIGVLQNGIQLTQKPNVSIVTPLVKQAQIFAMNWELPIKVSTASQTDDIAMIGIKQNSTADFDAEYDAPRPPRNPGNNYLEMYFTHKGGKYPAVLGSKYAKDFRDSSNANWDFTIENSQNDDITLSWNNTLLGGLSRTLQFSLKDNSSGALVDMEHVGSYTFTYSTPRTFSINAKTTKVEKNEKILPAELSLSQNYPNPFNPSTVISYQLPMSGQVSLIVYDAIGREVAALANEVKEAGTYSVRFDGTTLSSGIYFAKLTSSGKTQMIKLLLMK, encoded by the coding sequence ATGAAACTAACAGTACTCTTTATCAATTATTTGTTCCTGAGTTCGTCCTTTTTATTTGCGCAGGATGGAACGTTAGACTCCGGATTTGGCACTGGCGGAATAGTAACAACCTTCATCAATAATGCCACAGGAGCGGGAAGCGTTGTCATCCAACCCGATGGAAAGATTATAGTCGCGGGATATTGTCATAACGGTAGTTATGATGTCTTTGCAGTTGTTCGATACAACGTCAATGGATCGTTGGACAATAGTTTTGGTCCGGATCTGACTGGGATAGTAAAGACTTCGATAGGGCCGGCCAACGCGTATGCGTCCAGCGTCACCATCCAATCCGATGGAAACATTGTTGTTGCCGGACATGCATTGGGTTACGCTGGTACCAATGGAGATATTGCAGTCGTTCGATATACCAGCACCGGGGCATTGGACAACACATTTGGAACTGGTGGAATAGTGATGACTGCGGTCGGTCCAGTAGATGATATTGCAAACTGCGTCGCCATCCAGTCCGATGGAAAAATTATAGTTGCGGGATCCGCTCAAATGAGTGCTGAGCATAATTCATATGATTTCGCTGTGGTTCGCTATAACGGCGACGGAACGCTGGACGGTGGATTTGGTGCCGGCGGAAAAGTAACGACCGCGATCGGTTTAAACAACGAAGTTGCAAACAGTCTCGCCATCCAATCCGACGGACAGATTGTTGTCGTGGGAACGGTTCAAAACGCCAGTTCTACATCCAATGATATGGCGATCGTTCGTTATAACAGTGATGGAACATTGGACTTGGGATTTGGTACTGGCGGAAAAGTAACGACCGCGATCCCTTCAGCCGGCTCCTCTGCCTCCAGCGTTGCAGTTCAATTAAATGCAAAGATTGTTGTTGCAGGCGGCAGCGGCAGCGGTTATGCCGTCGTCCGCTATAACAGCGACGGAACATTGGACGGCACATTTGGTACCGGCGGAATAGCAACGACTGCTGTTGGTGAAGGAGGCAGTGGAGGCAGTATTGCCCTCCAACTGGATGGAAAGATCGTTGTTGCGGGGTCTGCTGTTAGCGGCAGCCATAATAATTTTGCGGTAGTTCGCTATAACAGCAATGGAACATTGGATACCGGATTTGATACTGATGGAATAGTAACGACCGCGATCGAAGCAATCGGCTCCTTTGCATCCAGTGTCGCTCTGCAATCCGATGGAAAGATTGTTGCTGCCGGTACCACCATCCATAGCGGTGGTGTGAGTATGGCGGTAGTTCGTTATAACGGTTCTTCGGGCCCTCTTCCGACAGAATTAGTACGATGGAGAATGCAAATCAGTGCTTCTATTTCATCGTATCAAGACAACGAGAATTTTGCCGGAGTCTCTGATATTGCTACCGATGGACAGGATGCATCATTTGATATACCGGAACCGCCGGCATCTCCGGGAAATTATGTCTCCCTCTATTTCCCTCATGCAGAATGGCACTCAAATACCGGCGATAATTTTGCCGACGATATAAAACTGAATACTGCTCTTGCCGATACTGTAAAGCGATGGTATTTCCAGGTCACATCCAATGTCCTCAATGATACAGTGACACTTACATTTATGAACGATAGAATTCCATCAGCATTTGGAAAATATTTCACCGACTTGAATACGGGAAAACGAATAAATCTCAAAAATACTTCTTCGTACAAATATTATAACACGTCTGCAATTGCACGATCGTTTATGCTGATTATTGGAGACAGCACCGCTCCATCATTAGCGCTTACAACACCAAACGGCAGCAACATCTGGCGAAGCGGAACAAGTAAAAATATTTCGTGGTTAACAAGCGATGAAACTGGAATTGATACAATTTTCGTGTATTCATCGTCAGATGCTGGAGCGTCATATTCATTATCAATGTCATTAGGTTTTGCGCAATCATACAATTGGAATGTTCCAAGCGAATATCTGAATAATAATTATTCTATAAAGATCATTGCCCGGGATTCGCTTGGCAATACATCAACCGTAAGATCAGCAAAAACATTTACCGTTGTTGGAGACAGTCTTGCGACTACAAATTCCCCCGGTTGGTCTTTGATTAGCGTACCGCTTACCCCAACGGATCCTACTACTTCCAGCATCTTTGATAATTCATCGTATCTCTGGTTATATCTGCCATCAACAGGATTCACGCAGCCATCACAAATAACACTTGGCAATGGCTATTTCCTTGGGATATTATCGCAAAAGAATTGGTTCGTCAAAGGTATGGCCAATGAGTCGGACAGCAGCACTCAAAATTTACAGCCCGGTTATAACATCATCGGCAACAATTTTGTCAGAAATGTTTCCAAGAATAATCTATTCTTCGCACAATCCGGCTCATACTACAACTTCAACTCCGCCGTCAGCGCCGGACTTATCAGCAATGCATTATATGGCTTTACATCATCGTCATATTCATCTGTAGATACGATGTCGCTGTTTTGCGGATATTGGATTGGCGTCTTGCAAAACGGTATTCAGTTAACACAAAAGCCAAATGTTTCAATTGTCACGCCGCTTGTAAAACAAGCGCAAATATTTGCTATGAATTGGGAATTACCGATAAAAGTATCCACCGCCTCGCAGACAGATGATATTGCAATGATTGGCATTAAGCAAAATTCAACGGCAGATTTTGATGCGGAATATGATGCGCCGCGCCCGCCAAGAAATCCGGGGAACAATTATCTTGAGATGTATTTCACTCATAAAGGCGGCAAGTACCCGGCAGTGCTTGGCAGTAAATATGCGAAAGACTTCAGAGATAGCTCCAATGCAAATTGGGACTTTACTATTGAAAATTCACAGAATGATGATATTACGCTTTCTTGGAATAATACATTGCTGGGAGGTTTGTCAAGAACGTTACAGTTTAGTCTTAAAGATAACAGTAGCGGGGCTCTTGTTGATATGGAACACGTTGGATCATATACATTCACTTATTCTACCCCACGTACGTTTTCAATAAATGCAAAAACAACAAAGGTAGAGAAGAACGAAAAAATACTTCCAGCAGAATTATCTCTTTCACAAAATTATCCCAATCCTTTCAATCCTTCAACGGTGATCAGTTATCAATTACCAATGAGCGGTCAAGTATCATTAATAGTGTATGATGCAATTGGAAGAGAAGTTGCTGCATTGGCGAACGAAGTAAAAGAAGCAGGAACATACTCGGTTCGTTTTGACGGCACTACACTTTCCAGCGGAATATATTTTGCGAAACTTACATCGTCAGGAAAAACACAAATGATAAAATTACTGTTGATGAAATAG